A window of Infirmifilum lucidum contains these coding sequences:
- a CDS encoding TIGR00269 family protein, whose protein sequence is MGRTAKCFVCGSKAVAYVPYLGEYLCKEHFIEYFERRVYETLRSFKLVAPGDRVAVAVSGGKDSLTTLYLLRKFSGRMGFEVFGVAVDEGIAGYREYKLQALSALAEELGVRIYVGRFEDYFGITLDEAVKRLKEKGMEYKPCSVCGVFRRYIINKLARELGATKLATGHNLDDEVQVFVMNALKAHMEGIEREGIASATVGEGLVPRIKPLYFITEKEVLTYTLLRGIHTPFVECPYIVYALRHPIRRWINAVEDEAPGFKYRILAVKELSRKKLPEAPEGAQKCRVCGEPSSKPVCKACLFRAYLDPGFAGRVERLKLISGSRD, encoded by the coding sequence GTGGGTAGGACGGCGAAGTGCTTCGTGTGTGGCTCGAAGGCTGTGGCGTACGTCCCGTACTTGGGCGAGTACCTCTGCAAGGAGCATTTCATCGAGTACTTCGAGAGGAGAGTGTACGAGACCCTCAGGAGTTTCAAGCTTGTAGCGCCGGGGGACAGGGTGGCGGTTGCTGTTAGCGGCGGAAAGGACAGCCTGACGACGCTATACCTCCTCAGGAAGTTCTCCGGGAGGATGGGCTTCGAGGTCTTCGGCGTGGCAGTTGACGAGGGGATTGCCGGCTACAGGGAGTACAAGCTCCAGGCCCTCTCGGCCCTTGCTGAAGAGCTAGGCGTCAGAATATATGTCGGGAGGTTTGAAGACTACTTTGGAATAACGCTTGACGAGGCAGTCAAGAGGCTAAAGGAGAAGGGCATGGAGTATAAGCCGTGTAGTGTATGCGGCGTGTTCAGGAGGTACATAATAAACAAGCTCGCGCGCGAGCTGGGAGCCACCAAGCTAGCCACAGGCCACAACCTGGACGACGAGGTGCAGGTATTCGTCATGAACGCTCTCAAGGCCCATATGGAGGGCATCGAGCGCGAGGGGATAGCCTCGGCAACAGTTGGAGAAGGGCTTGTCCCGAGGATTAAGCCACTCTACTTCATTACAGAGAAAGAAGTACTGACATACACTCTACTGAGAGGCATACACACTCCGTTCGTGGAGTGCCCGTACATTGTCTACGCCCTCAGGCACCCGATACGCCGCTGGATAAACGCTGTGGAGGACGAGGCCCCCGGCTTCAAGTACAGGATCCTCGCAGTCAAGGAGCTTTCGCGGAAGAAACTCCCAGAAGCCCCAGAGGGGGCGCAGAAGTGCCGTGTCTGTGGCGAGCCCTCCTCGAAGCCTGTCTGCAAGGCGTGTCTATTCAGGGCATACCTCGACCCCGGATTTGCCGGTAGAGTAGAAAGACTCAAGCTTATATCGGGGAGCCGAGATTAA
- a CDS encoding MoaD/ThiS family protein — protein MGDRLECNGFKVHVEVFGREVFEACVGEGYTVRDLLSRLGLRASEVVVAVDGEVVTEDEPLKPGSRVKIHSVVSGG, from the coding sequence ATGGGCGACAGGCTGGAGTGCAATGGTTTCAAGGTACATGTGGAGGTGTTTGGGCGTGAAGTGTTTGAGGCCTGTGTTGGAGAGGGGTATACAGTGAGAGACCTCTTGTCCCGGCTGGGCCTGCGCGCAAGCGAGGTAGTTGTCGCAGTGGACGGGGAAGTCGTGACAGAGGACGAGCCCCTGAAGCCGGGTTCTCGCGTAAAGATCCACTCTGTCGTCTCGGGTGGGTAG
- a CDS encoding YhbY family RNA-binding protein, protein MSSVFQDPTVVTVNVGKNGLSERVLEEIDNALKSRGVVKVRLLKNFRETYGYTREDVAVILSQRLGAEVIGIRGNVIALRRKKSRA, encoded by the coding sequence TTGTCGAGCGTATTCCAGGATCCTACCGTTGTTACAGTTAATGTTGGAAAGAACGGCCTCAGCGAAAGGGTTCTCGAAGAGATAGATAACGCTCTGAAGTCACGCGGTGTGGTGAAGGTAAGGCTCCTCAAGAACTTCCGCGAGACCTACGGGTACACTAGAGAGGACGTAGCAGTAATCCTGTCACAGCGGCTAGGCGCCGAAGTTATTGGCATAAGGGGCAACGTCATAGCACTGAGGAGGAAGAAGAGCAGGGCTTAG
- a CDS encoding metallophosphoesterase, which yields MLPALKLSKGVEIVGLGLYLARLDALVVADLHIGYEEALAEEGLYVPPFQSQEIRGVIESMVRETGASRLILLGDVKHEFGDVTRQEWRETSELLGLVKDSLKMEVEVVRGNHDNYLVALLKKMDVPLRDPYLMEEGVLFFHGHKPLPVEGFAENVETIILGHEHPAIALRDEVGARLKIKALLEGSYMGKRVIVLPALSPLMPGTEVNVERSLLSPILREADIDSFRAYAIDLEAGVYDFGLIKYLRVASRAPLEL from the coding sequence GTGCTACCTGCACTCAAGCTCTCTAAAGGCGTTGAAATAGTCGGGCTAGGTCTCTATCTAGCCAGACTCGACGCACTAGTAGTGGCGGATCTTCACATAGGCTACGAGGAAGCACTTGCAGAAGAAGGCTTGTATGTACCTCCCTTCCAGAGCCAGGAGATCAGGGGCGTCATTGAGAGCATGGTGAGAGAGACAGGGGCCTCCAGACTCATTCTACTCGGCGACGTCAAGCACGAGTTTGGGGATGTTACGAGGCAGGAGTGGCGGGAGACGAGCGAGCTACTGGGCCTCGTGAAAGATAGTCTGAAGATGGAGGTGGAGGTCGTGAGGGGGAACCACGACAACTACCTGGTTGCGCTCCTGAAGAAAATGGATGTGCCCCTGCGAGACCCCTACCTAATGGAGGAGGGGGTGCTCTTCTTCCACGGCCACAAACCACTCCCAGTCGAGGGCTTTGCGGAGAACGTTGAGACCATCATACTGGGGCACGAGCACCCGGCTATCGCGCTACGGGATGAGGTGGGAGCTAGGCTGAAGATAAAAGCCCTACTCGAGGGCTCATACATGGGTAAAAGAGTCATAGTCCTGCCGGCACTGAGCCCCCTGATGCCTGGAACAGAGGTAAACGTTGAGAGGAGCCTCCTGTCACCGATACTACGCGAAGCCGACATCGATAGCTTCAGGGCCTACGCTATCGACCTGGAAGCCGGCGTGTACGACTTCGGGCTCATAAAGTACCTGAGAGTAGCTAGCAGGGCCCCGCTAGAGCTCTAG
- a CDS encoding hydroxymethylglutaryl-CoA reductase, degradative has protein sequence MSEGKTSRIPEFYKKSLEERLRIVAEFAGLTEEEAKLLRNFGNLDPKIADSMIENVIGAMSYPFAVAVNFLINGKDYIVPMVIEEASVVAAASNAARVMRRDGGIKSIATGPVMIGQIQVIGLKDPWYKRMLVLEHKDEIIQRANEADPVLVKLGGGAKDVEARVVEGPTGPMLIVHLIVDVRDAMGANAVNTMAERVAPLIERITGGRVLLRIISNLADKRLVRSYVKVYKDDIGGEEVVDAIVNAWAFAAADPYRAATHNKGIMNGVIAVALATAQDHRAIEAGAHAYAARNGRYEPLSRWEKDADGNLVGSLEMPMAVGIIGGATKVHPVARIALKILGVKTAIELAEVMGAVGLAQNFAALRALATEGIQRGHMRLHARNLAIMAGATGDLIDKVVEIMVSEGKINFAYAQELVAKLSKEGEADKK, from the coding sequence ATGAGCGAGGGAAAGACGTCCCGCATACCCGAATTTTACAAGAAGAGCCTCGAGGAGAGGCTGCGGATAGTCGCAGAGTTCGCCGGCCTCACAGAGGAGGAAGCCAAGCTCTTGAGGAACTTTGGCAACCTAGACCCAAAGATCGCTGATTCAATGATCGAGAACGTTATCGGGGCCATGAGCTACCCATTCGCCGTGGCCGTCAACTTCTTGATCAACGGGAAAGACTACATCGTGCCCATGGTGATCGAAGAGGCGAGCGTCGTCGCGGCGGCCAGCAACGCTGCGAGAGTGATGAGGAGGGATGGTGGCATCAAGTCTATCGCGACTGGCCCGGTAATGATAGGGCAAATCCAAGTAATCGGCCTCAAGGATCCCTGGTACAAGCGCATGCTCGTACTCGAGCACAAGGACGAGATAATACAAAGAGCTAACGAAGCCGACCCCGTTCTCGTGAAGCTGGGCGGAGGGGCCAAGGACGTAGAAGCCAGGGTAGTGGAGGGGCCGACAGGGCCTATGTTGATTGTCCACCTAATCGTCGACGTGAGGGATGCCATGGGGGCAAACGCCGTGAACACGATGGCCGAGAGAGTCGCACCTCTAATTGAGAGGATCACGGGAGGGAGAGTGCTCCTCAGGATAATATCGAACTTGGCCGACAAGAGGCTCGTCAGGAGCTACGTCAAGGTCTACAAGGACGATATTGGGGGAGAGGAGGTTGTAGATGCCATCGTAAATGCTTGGGCGTTTGCGGCGGCAGACCCCTACAGGGCCGCAACGCACAACAAGGGTATTATGAACGGGGTGATAGCTGTCGCCCTCGCAACCGCGCAGGACCACAGAGCAATAGAGGCTGGAGCACATGCATACGCCGCCAGGAATGGCAGGTACGAGCCCCTCTCCAGGTGGGAGAAGGACGCCGACGGCAACCTCGTGGGTAGCCTCGAGATGCCAATGGCAGTCGGCATAATCGGCGGTGCTACTAAAGTGCACCCCGTAGCCAGGATCGCCTTGAAAATACTAGGCGTTAAAACAGCCATAGAGCTCGCCGAAGTCATGGGGGCAGTAGGCCTCGCGCAGAACTTTGCAGCCCTGAGGGCCCTAGCCACTGAGGGAATTCAACGGGGGCACATGAGGCTACATGCAAGGAACCTAGCCATAATGGCCGGAGCTACGGGAGACCTCATCGATAAGGTCGTAGAGATAATGGTGAGTGAGGGCAAGATAAACTTCGCCTACGCACAGGAACTAGTGGCGAAGCTATCCAAGGAGGGGGAAGCTGACAAAAAGTAA
- a CDS encoding CPBP family intramembrane metalloprotease, with product MVTFRSKAEELWLAVFLAYFSMANAGLVLAGYALLLLYSAAVVIPRLRDPPRVSRADSVLLVLLGVLPHVLLLASRVGSAHSLHAYLFACASAVIEEIFYRGFLLQRIGLPLQALVFMYSHISATDPVFLVYSSLLAPHYFLIGLAAGLLAERMGFEGSSVFHSVYNVVASSYYLRLDIPTLSAIIASDLLLLALIMVYLKLPSFKIDFLQV from the coding sequence GTGGTTACTTTTCGATCAAAAGCCGAGGAGCTGTGGCTCGCCGTTTTCCTAGCCTATTTTTCCATGGCAAATGCCGGGCTAGTGCTGGCCGGCTATGCCCTCCTGCTACTCTACAGCGCCGCAGTGGTCATCCCCAGACTCAGAGACCCCCCGAGAGTTTCCCGCGCCGACTCGGTCTTGCTCGTGCTACTCGGCGTGCTCCCCCATGTGCTCCTACTCGCGTCCCGTGTGGGGAGCGCACACAGCCTCCACGCATACTTGTTTGCCTGTGCATCGGCCGTCATTGAGGAAATATTCTATAGAGGCTTCCTCCTCCAACGTATTGGGCTCCCCCTTCAGGCACTTGTTTTCATGTACTCGCACATCTCTGCGACTGATCCTGTATTCCTCGTGTACTCCTCCCTGCTTGCGCCCCACTACTTCCTAATAGGCCTCGCGGCAGGGCTCCTGGCAGAGAGGATGGGGTTCGAGGGGTCGTCTGTTTTCCACTCTGTGTACAATGTTGTTGCTAGTAGCTACTACTTGAGGCTCGATATACCCACTTTATCTGCTATCATTGCATCAGACTTACTGCTCCTGGCGCTCATAATGGTTTATCTAAAACTTCCATCTTTTAAAATAGATTTTCTACAAGTATGA
- a CDS encoding ECF transporter S component yields the protein MISSRKIDKSLYPTTPVHRTQKLAITALMASLALAFSILKLEAPYPVLPYLKFDLAEVPATFAYFMCGLSCGLLAEALHFAGLVARGSEPLGAFMKFLAVSSMLVGSSVVKAVSKNIVLEFLGASTTRVAVMTIINWVYFTLLYPGFLSYAVKMAGGLILVYVYTAVFNLVHTVFSLGVAYAVYREVERRIEI from the coding sequence ATGATTTCATCAAGAAAAATTGATAAGTCATTATATCCTACAACTCCAGTGCACAGAACCCAGAAGCTTGCCATTACTGCTCTAATGGCGTCACTAGCGCTGGCGTTCTCGATACTCAAGCTCGAGGCACCCTACCCGGTTCTACCATACCTCAAATTCGACCTGGCCGAAGTACCTGCAACTTTCGCCTACTTCATGTGCGGCCTCTCGTGCGGCCTGCTGGCCGAGGCGCTACACTTTGCCGGTCTAGTCGCTAGGGGCTCAGAGCCGCTAGGAGCTTTTATGAAGTTCCTGGCGGTCTCCTCGATGCTCGTTGGCTCTAGTGTCGTGAAAGCTGTCTCGAAGAACATTGTGCTAGAGTTTCTGGGGGCGTCTACCACGCGGGTAGCCGTAATGACTATTATAAACTGGGTCTACTTTACACTACTCTACCCTGGCTTTCTCAGTTATGCCGTCAAGATGGCCGGCGGCCTAATCCTAGTCTACGTCTACACAGCCGTGTTTAACCTCGTACACACAGTGTTCAGCCTCGGAGTAGCGTACGCCGTCTACCGCGAGGTTGAGAGGAGAATAGAGATTTGA
- a CDS encoding A22B family peptidase, translated as MPPERVIDFKATMGSLLLVALVSVLSALFGAVLSAADVRALGFPFYSENSLESALANSLVFLGLVLLGTLFMLLIIRARRRPLLPVVMAVAVFLSFWGILELFIAYVLPVPDALMPVAELLSLAVAAFTAILIVKPVSILLLDALLIVYGSMAGALFYSVLPPWSVASVAAVLAIYDLYSVFRGPLKRILESAVSEGSQPSVPNQLRGAVVYVGGLALGMGDVLIYSMLSPLYYLYPSPSIARWALGVMMLLVGFLCTLRMLRRRRFMPALPLPVLMSITVYFAYLVFVGG; from the coding sequence GTGCCTCCTGAACGCGTAATCGACTTTAAAGCCACCATGGGGAGCCTGTTGCTCGTCGCACTAGTGTCTGTGCTATCGGCGCTCTTTGGGGCTGTGCTCTCCGCGGCCGACGTGAGGGCGCTGGGCTTTCCCTTTTACTCCGAGAATAGTTTGGAGTCGGCCTTGGCGAATAGCCTTGTTTTCCTGGGGCTAGTGCTGCTGGGGACGCTCTTCATGTTACTAATAATAAGAGCCAGGAGGAGGCCGCTACTACCCGTCGTCATGGCCGTAGCCGTGTTCCTGTCGTTCTGGGGGATCCTCGAGCTCTTTATAGCCTACGTCCTCCCGGTGCCGGATGCTCTCATGCCGGTTGCCGAACTCTTAAGCCTCGCCGTAGCTGCTTTCACGGCCATACTCATCGTGAAGCCCGTGAGCATACTCCTCCTCGACGCGTTGCTTATAGTCTACGGCTCGATGGCCGGGGCGCTCTTCTACTCCGTCCTGCCTCCCTGGAGCGTGGCTTCGGTTGCCGCTGTACTAGCAATATACGACCTCTACTCCGTCTTTAGGGGGCCATTGAAGCGTATACTCGAGAGCGCCGTGAGCGAGGGGAGCCAGCCTAGCGTGCCAAACCAGCTGAGGGGGGCAGTAGTGTACGTGGGTGGCCTCGCCCTAGGGATGGGCGACGTGTTGATATACTCCATGCTCTCGCCCCTCTACTACCTCTACCCGAGCCCCTCTATTGCCAGATGGGCTCTGGGAGTTATGATGCTACTGGTGGGTTTCCTGTGTACGCTCAGAATGCTTAGAAGGAGGAGGTTTATGCCCGCCCTACCTCTACCAGTCCTGATGTCGATTACTGTATACTTCGCCTACCTGGTCTTCGTCGGGGGGTGA
- a CDS encoding Lrp/AsnC family transcriptional regulator, which yields MSEKITVYILVNTQVGKEDEVLKSIRGMGFVEEAHIVYGEYDIIAKLSIPALELLDQTVTNIRKMPGVTKTSTLITSSR from the coding sequence ATGAGCGAGAAAATAACCGTCTACATACTTGTTAACACCCAGGTCGGGAAGGAGGATGAGGTCTTAAAGTCCATCCGAGGCATGGGTTTCGTAGAGGAGGCGCATATAGTATATGGAGAGTATGACATCATCGCTAAGCTCAGCATACCTGCACTCGAACTACTAGACCAGACCGTTACGAATATCAGGAAAATGCCGGGAGTTACAAAGACTTCAACCTTAATTACCTCCTCGAGGTAG
- a CDS encoding pyruvoyl-dependent arginine decarboxylase: MIVPRKYFVTKGKGLSRVSALMAFNNALRDAGIHNVNLVPVSSILPPDIEEEPKHQLQPGSVVFLVISEKRVKGPARISTGISWAHGTPHGYVIEFHDGNSNSDTHSHLEAMWEEIRQEKNLNIGQPRYLTEELEVPEGYYGSVVVALVFSKIEFR; the protein is encoded by the coding sequence ATGATCGTCCCCAGAAAGTACTTCGTGACTAAGGGTAAAGGGCTGAGCAGGGTCTCGGCTCTAATGGCCTTCAACAACGCGCTGAGGGATGCAGGCATCCACAACGTAAACCTAGTTCCAGTCTCCTCGATTCTCCCCCCGGACATAGAGGAAGAACCCAAACACCAACTGCAACCAGGCTCAGTGGTCTTCCTCGTAATAAGCGAGAAGAGAGTCAAGGGGCCAGCAAGGATAAGCACAGGCATTTCATGGGCCCACGGCACCCCCCATGGGTACGTCATAGAGTTCCATGACGGCAATTCCAACTCAGACACTCACTCGCACCTTGAAGCCATGTGGGAGGAGATAAGGCAAGAGAAGAACCTCAATATAGGACAGCCACGGTACTTGACGGAGGAGCTCGAAGTGCCTGAGGGCTACTACGGAAGCGTCGTTGTAGCTCTAGTGTTTAGCAAGATAGAGTTCAGGTGA
- a CDS encoding methyltransferase, producing MDTRQDEPGGKEATRPVGEQEVYPPSEDTFFLASWIEDMPRFSTSLEVGVGSGYVTAILAGRSDYTVGTDVSLKAATTAKDNLSRRMVDNFDIVVTDKAFAFREKAFQLVVSNPPYLPCEYSEEPLWCGGPSGVEFSLELAEEAQRLLKAGGVLVLVASSLSNFEKLVGELKKLYKAVYIVQEREVSLFEKLFILECRA from the coding sequence ATGGACACCCGACAGGATGAACCCGGAGGTAAGGAGGCTACTAGGCCTGTAGGAGAGCAGGAGGTTTACCCGCCCTCGGAAGACACATTCTTCCTCGCAAGCTGGATAGAGGACATGCCCCGCTTTTCCACCTCGCTCGAGGTCGGCGTCGGCTCGGGGTATGTCACCGCTATCCTGGCCGGGAGATCCGACTATACCGTCGGGACAGATGTCTCCCTGAAAGCGGCCACAACAGCCAAGGATAACCTCTCGAGAAGGATGGTAGACAACTTCGACATCGTGGTTACGGACAAGGCTTTTGCCTTCCGCGAGAAAGCCTTTCAGCTCGTTGTCTCGAACCCGCCATACCTCCCGTGCGAGTACAGTGAAGAACCACTCTGGTGCGGCGGCCCCTCAGGGGTTGAGTTCTCGCTCGAACTCGCAGAGGAGGCGCAAAGGCTCTTGAAGGCAGGAGGGGTGCTCGTTCTCGTGGCCTCTTCTCTTTCGAATTTCGAAAAACTTGTCGGGGAGCTGAAGAAACTCTATAAGGCTGTTTACATTGTTCAAGAAAGAGAGGTCTCTCTCTTTGAAAAACTTTTTATCCTAGAGTGTCGGGCTTGA
- a CDS encoding metal-sulfur cluster assembly factor: MSGATKEAVLEALKEVYDPEIPFNVVDLGLIYDVQVNGGKVKIKMTLTAIGCPMSYFLVEIVRDVVKDKVPGVEDVEVELVFDPPWTPDRMNPEVRRLLGL, from the coding sequence ATGAGCGGGGCGACGAAGGAGGCAGTCCTTGAAGCGCTCAAGGAAGTCTACGACCCGGAGATACCGTTCAACGTGGTAGACCTAGGCTTGATATACGATGTGCAGGTCAACGGTGGGAAGGTCAAGATAAAGATGACGCTGACAGCGATAGGGTGTCCCATGTCCTACTTCCTAGTGGAGATTGTTAGAGACGTTGTTAAGGATAAAGTACCCGGTGTGGAAGACGTAGAAGTCGAGCTCGTGTTTGACCCGCCATGGACACCCGACAGGATGAACCCGGAGGTAAGGAGGCTACTAGGCCTGTAG
- a CDS encoding ERCC4 domain-containing protein has protein sequence MIVTIDDRERRSPVIPELARLGVRFEFRRLDVADYDVAGIYGIERKSAGDFLNSILDKRLFEQARYLKQTYEVPLIVIEGDLSAETSYREVSLNQAYGAVLALVENGVSVVNTGNPRETALLIYITSRRAEKKSGNYVPPVKKRVQKLNASIPIVQLNLIATLPGVSYELAERILTEFKTPRRFFTATAAELRKVSGLGPKKIQRILAVLDTIYVSAKSLSGDKKIFSSNSDMTGGYHERGDEGGSP, from the coding sequence GTGATTGTTACTATCGACGACCGTGAACGCAGGTCCCCGGTGATACCGGAGCTTGCTAGACTAGGAGTTAGGTTCGAGTTTAGGAGGCTAGACGTTGCAGACTACGACGTCGCCGGCATATACGGCATAGAGAGGAAATCAGCAGGCGACTTCCTGAACTCCATACTCGACAAGAGGCTGTTCGAGCAGGCACGATACTTAAAACAAACATATGAGGTGCCTCTAATCGTAATAGAGGGGGATCTATCGGCCGAGACAAGCTACAGGGAGGTCTCGCTAAACCAGGCATACGGGGCAGTACTGGCGTTAGTAGAAAACGGGGTTTCTGTGGTAAACACGGGAAACCCCCGCGAAACAGCACTACTCATATACATCACTTCTAGGAGAGCCGAGAAGAAGAGTGGTAACTATGTACCACCAGTCAAGAAGAGAGTGCAGAAGCTGAACGCGAGCATACCCATAGTCCAGCTAAACCTCATAGCGACTCTACCAGGGGTTAGCTACGAACTTGCCGAGAGGATACTAACAGAGTTCAAGACGCCGCGGAGGTTTTTCACGGCCACAGCAGCAGAGCTGAGGAAGGTTTCCGGCTTAGGGCCCAAGAAGATCCAGAGAATCCTGGCAGTCTTAGACACGATCTATGTTTCGGCGAAGAGTCTCTCAGGCGACAAAAAAATATTTAGCTCTAACAGTGATATGACAGGTGGATATCATGAGCGGGGCGACGAAGGAGGCAGTCCTTGA